In Moorena sp. SIOASIH, the following proteins share a genomic window:
- a CDS encoding Uma2 family endonuclease, with product MNQAIHERVCWTIHDLELLPENEGTRYEIIDGELFITRAPHTKHQQTCGKIFRQLDAWSEASGLGEAIPSPGVLFSESDNVIPDVVWVTQETYTFTLDKSGHLTGAPELAVEVLSASQQDQRRDREAKLKLYSSRGVKEYWIADWRSRKLEIYRRENSQLKLVATLFSEDTLTSPLLPGFTCTIHQLFPK from the coding sequence ATGAATCAGGCAATACATGAGAGAGTATGCTGGACTATTCATGACCTAGAATTGCTACCAGAAAATGAAGGAACACGCTACGAAATCATTGATGGAGAATTATTTATCACTAGAGCGCCTCATACTAAACATCAGCAAACCTGTGGCAAAATTTTTCGACAGCTAGATGCTTGGTCTGAAGCAAGTGGTTTAGGAGAAGCTATTCCTAGTCCTGGTGTCCTGTTTTCCGAATCCGATAATGTTATTCCCGATGTCGTTTGGGTTACCCAAGAAACCTATACATTCACCTTAGATAAATCTGGACATCTAACTGGTGCCCCAGAATTAGCTGTCGAAGTTTTATCTGCTAGTCAACAAGACCAAAGGCGAGACCGAGAAGCTAAACTAAAACTTTACTCTTCACGAGGCGTCAAAGAATATTGGATTGCTGATTGGAGGTCTCGCAAGCTCGAAATCTATCGCCGGGAAAACAGTCAGCTCAAATTAGTAGCAACCCTTTTCAGCGAAGATACCCTAACCTCTCCCCTCCTACCGGGTTTTACTTGTACTATTCATCAGCTTTTTCCGAAATAA
- a CDS encoding glycosyltransferase — MTFINKLHSTPQNYSDFTVPLNIQASDISIVIPVRNNQEGLDLFLTEFFNTQSPHIYPKEIIIVDNNSSPAITISQHFQGNNLSIRLLKCAKNDVASARNVGINYAKGDWILFTDSHCIPSESFIQGYLNTINGSIGYAGNVKAWGNDLLSKFYEGQERFIPLTMIEECQISRPESLITANALIWKKALQQIGGFKETIIIPEGADLDLAFRLFQIGQLSYCWQSTVYPNHNKEIPEFIQRFINDQNSKLMVSNLYDI; from the coding sequence ATGACTTTCATCAACAAACTTCATTCAACGCCCCAGAATTACTCCGATTTTACTGTACCCTTAAACATTCAAGCCTCTGATATATCAATCGTTATTCCCGTCAGGAATAATCAAGAAGGACTGGATTTATTTTTAACTGAATTTTTTAACACCCAGAGTCCCCACATATATCCAAAAGAAATTATTATTGTTGACAATAACTCCAGCCCAGCAATTACTATCTCTCAACACTTCCAAGGTAATAACCTTTCCATCAGATTGCTAAAATGCGCAAAAAATGATGTGGCATCTGCCAGAAATGTAGGCATAAACTATGCCAAAGGAGATTGGATATTATTTACCGATAGCCACTGTATTCCCTCTGAATCATTTATCCAAGGCTATCTTAATACCATAAATGGGTCAATAGGATATGCAGGTAATGTTAAAGCATGGGGCAATGATTTATTGTCAAAATTTTATGAAGGTCAAGAAAGATTCATTCCCTTAACCATGATTGAAGAGTGCCAGATCAGTAGACCAGAATCATTAATTACAGCGAATGCCCTGATTTGGAAAAAAGCACTTCAACAAATCGGTGGATTTAAAGAAACCATTATAATTCCCGAAGGAGCCGATCTAGATTTAGCATTTCGGTTATTCCAAATTGGTCAATTATCCTATTGTTGGCAATCCACTGTCTATCCTAATCACAATAAAGAAATCCCCGAATTTATCCAACGATTTATCAACGATCAAAACAGTAAACTAATGGTGAGTAATCTCTATGATATTTAA
- the cmr6 gene encoding type III-B CRISPR module RAMP protein Cmr6, whose protein sequence is MTFNRDNQSLPTWLEKLPKGFQPNNAASFVEYLRWMRSPQPVIESSSAKGDKQNQQENNLTKVQVLQMAAEKAGGYKKRLETLNQRIQLIAGKDNTFEVECAWRMRVGGQTGPENILLPAFDALGIPYIPSSTLRGVARRQALWEFTQAILDNILQQKAKITQQQREEANQQAEKHVAQYFGSLEAEEKDCAGKVIFLDAYPLAKQWGVEKRGLAVDMANNIWSWDQDSPKYSPNPNPFLSLNRPIVLIGLRPTARCDQDTFNQVKTWLKKGLQSGVGSQINTGYGQMLVKGEQNNPQPFFEVKFILEGQLIHGYKRFRNVRKPLNTKGKPDDYAEAEVRPIAFKSMLSYWFRTLALGFLPIAQVKTWECQLFGSIQPQTQGWIQFNITDAKNPRTSEQAQNQPCLKQQGTLKLSYSREAPTTQAERDTIQKLLVNLTWLMFHLGGVGQGARRPLYSRKNRQNPKPPYYRGSRLRANEKDLWWQLPDTPREFKSRFQQRLEDFCTALATLSDQQVNPRSLLPVPRLSQKEWREAVDSNCQIILCSGQEQFDKPHALALLHSDKLKITNRKGDRIYDPDLCGHTGDRSPVWIVDLGNYQVVTVFGTQHSKRQEFLQLLQEKTNPDNYDRIFPLP, encoded by the coding sequence ATGACCTTCAATAGAGACAATCAATCCCTTCCCACTTGGCTAGAGAAACTCCCGAAGGGATTCCAACCTAATAATGCTGCTAGTTTTGTAGAATATCTACGCTGGATGCGATCGCCTCAACCGGTGATTGAGTCATCATCAGCAAAAGGTGACAAGCAAAACCAGCAAGAGAATAACTTAACCAAGGTACAAGTTCTCCAGATGGCAGCAGAAAAAGCTGGAGGATACAAAAAACGCTTGGAAACCCTCAACCAGCGGATTCAGCTAATTGCTGGAAAGGATAATACATTTGAGGTTGAGTGTGCTTGGCGGATGCGTGTAGGGGGACAAACCGGACCGGAAAATATTCTGCTTCCGGCCTTCGATGCCTTGGGAATACCTTATATTCCTTCCAGTACTCTGCGAGGTGTGGCAAGACGTCAGGCACTTTGGGAATTCACTCAAGCTATTCTAGACAATATCCTCCAGCAGAAAGCAAAGATAACTCAGCAACAGAGGGAGGAAGCCAACCAACAAGCAGAAAAACACGTTGCACAGTACTTTGGTTCCTTGGAAGCTGAAGAAAAAGACTGTGCAGGGAAAGTGATTTTTCTGGATGCTTACCCATTAGCCAAGCAATGGGGAGTCGAGAAGAGAGGCTTAGCTGTGGATATGGCTAATAATATCTGGAGTTGGGATCAAGACTCTCCCAAGTATAGCCCTAATCCTAATCCCTTCCTTTCTCTTAACAGACCGATAGTTTTAATTGGGTTACGTCCAACTGCTAGATGTGATCAAGATACGTTCAATCAAGTCAAAACTTGGTTGAAAAAGGGGTTACAATCCGGTGTTGGTTCCCAGATTAATACTGGCTATGGTCAAATGCTGGTTAAAGGTGAACAGAATAATCCTCAGCCATTTTTTGAGGTCAAGTTTATCCTTGAAGGTCAACTGATTCACGGGTATAAACGCTTTAGGAATGTTCGCAAACCTTTGAATACAAAGGGTAAACCCGATGACTATGCAGAAGCCGAGGTGCGCCCTATAGCGTTTAAATCTATGCTGAGCTACTGGTTCCGGACCTTAGCTTTAGGCTTTTTACCAATAGCACAAGTAAAGACGTGGGAATGTCAGTTGTTTGGTTCAATTCAACCTCAAACTCAAGGATGGATTCAGTTTAATATTACTGATGCCAAAAATCCTCGAACTTCAGAACAGGCTCAAAATCAACCTTGTCTGAAACAACAGGGAACCCTAAAACTGAGTTATTCCCGGGAAGCACCAACTACCCAAGCTGAACGGGATACTATTCAAAAATTATTGGTAAACTTGACTTGGTTAATGTTTCATCTTGGTGGAGTCGGACAGGGAGCAAGACGACCTCTTTATTCTCGCAAAAATCGTCAAAATCCCAAACCACCTTACTATCGCGGTAGTCGGTTGAGAGCAAACGAGAAAGATTTATGGTGGCAATTACCCGATACTCCCCGAGAATTTAAGTCTCGTTTTCAGCAGAGATTGGAGGATTTTTGTACAGCTTTAGCTACTCTGAGTGATCAGCAGGTTAATCCGCGATCGCTTTTACCAGTTCCGAGATTAAGCCAAAAGGAATGGCGAGAAGCGGTAGATAGTAACTGTCAGATTATCCTCTGTTCTGGGCAAGAACAGTTTGATAAACCTCATGCTTTAGCCCTGTTGCACTCAGATAAGTTGAAAATAACTAATCGGAAAGGAGACAGAATTTATGACCCTGACCTGTGTGGTCATACAGGCGATCGCTCTCCGGTTTGGATTGTTGATTTAGGAAATTACCAAGTGGTGACCGTGTTTGGTACTCAACACTCCAAACGCCAGGAGTTTCTCCAGCTTTTGCAAGAAAAAACTAACCCTGATAACTATGATCGTATTTTTCCGTTGCCTTAA
- the cmr4 gene encoding type III-B CRISPR module RAMP protein Cmr4 — protein MKLNLAYLYLLSPLHTGGTSQEGNLVGIARESHTNFPYLPSSTIRGRYRANVVINIDPKDEDNVIAAHIRQVKLFGPDLEDLKNQDFVEYYELETNRKLTQLEQGSIWVGDGSILWFPVSSLSHGVIWISCPLLLQKWVRFNHSNDTINTNNIKNYRSNIPKKESVYLKDALIAGSSLQPFQNWEDFIPKGYETSIDKVLVLPNQHCETLIQMSLWRQVKVKLNEHKVVTDGSFRYEEAIPPDTLMYFPWGVTTQVNGTAQEHLDDFQQLLKDNSLLQIGGQESLGRGFVQQWMAPQKESKGKKEGKG, from the coding sequence ATGAAACTTAATCTTGCTTATTTATATCTACTTTCTCCCTTACATACTGGGGGAACCAGTCAAGAGGGTAATTTAGTAGGAATTGCCCGGGAATCTCATACGAATTTTCCCTATCTGCCTTCGAGTACAATTCGGGGACGATATAGAGCAAATGTGGTAATCAATATTGACCCGAAGGATGAAGACAACGTGATTGCCGCTCACATTAGGCAAGTTAAGCTTTTTGGTCCTGATTTAGAGGATTTGAAGAATCAAGATTTTGTTGAGTATTATGAATTGGAAACAAACCGAAAACTAACTCAACTGGAACAGGGCAGTATTTGGGTAGGAGATGGCTCAATCCTATGGTTTCCCGTTTCCTCCTTAAGTCATGGTGTGATTTGGATTAGTTGTCCTTTATTACTACAAAAATGGGTAAGGTTTAACCATAGTAATGATACTATTAATACTAATAATATCAAAAACTACCGTAGCAATATACCAAAAAAAGAGTCCGTTTATCTCAAAGATGCCTTGATTGCTGGCAGTAGTTTGCAGCCTTTTCAGAATTGGGAAGATTTTATTCCTAAAGGCTATGAAACCAGTATTGATAAGGTTTTGGTCTTGCCAAACCAGCACTGTGAAACTCTGATTCAGATGAGCCTCTGGCGACAGGTAAAGGTAAAGCTGAATGAACACAAGGTTGTTACAGATGGCAGTTTTCGCTATGAAGAAGCAATTCCTCCTGATACTTTGATGTACTTCCCTTGGGGAGTTACTACTCAAGTTAATGGTACTGCCCAAGAGCATCTTGATGATTTTCAACAGCTATTAAAGGACAATTCCCTGTTGCAAATTGGCGGACAGGAAAGTTTAGGACGAGGATTTGTGCAACAGTGGATGGCACCACAGAAAGAATCTAAAGGGAAAAAAGAGGGGAAAGGATGA
- a CDS encoding type III-B CRISPR module-associated Cmr3 family protein has product MLSWYTIEPIDVLLFREEKPFSPGEGSWAKGKFPPMPITVFQALRSALPHYGYNQKDKKRNLTFIGPFLLDQQDTLWLPTPKDLLCVRKKYNPTEAEDNHKDSIDTWDKIKRLQPKDTQPGWDYICFDRDELQPMVPPQLEENEFICGSPQPWIKAEALIKYLQGNNFENKKDNKDNDYFCDHPWSLQILPHIHMKSGSRQVRDEEGYFTEIAVRMDPGWRLVAGISTKIDQTVVRLGGEGHRAIVSPIKPLKPWQDLEQFSEQKSSNFAYLLTPGIAEKQKAKYGVYPSNWKETLRGCVSDRPLLWGGRTQIKRRLLNSQERGNWQSALSPQRAFVAPGTVYSFGENLPKDKLLLPDSNSDDLETFRQLNYGKLLWGNIKSG; this is encoded by the coding sequence ATGCTATCTTGGTATACCATTGAACCCATAGATGTGTTGCTGTTTCGAGAAGAAAAACCCTTTAGTCCAGGGGAAGGGTCTTGGGCAAAAGGGAAGTTTCCTCCCATGCCCATTACGGTGTTTCAAGCCCTTCGTTCTGCTCTACCCCATTATGGATATAACCAGAAAGATAAGAAACGAAATTTAACATTTATCGGACCTTTTCTGTTAGATCAACAAGACACCCTCTGGTTACCAACACCAAAGGATTTACTCTGTGTTCGCAAAAAATATAATCCTACCGAAGCAGAAGATAATCACAAAGATTCAATTGATACTTGGGATAAGATAAAGCGTCTTCAACCAAAAGATACTCAGCCCGGTTGGGATTATATCTGTTTTGATAGGGACGAATTGCAACCGATGGTTCCTCCTCAACTTGAGGAAAATGAATTTATCTGTGGTTCTCCTCAACCTTGGATTAAAGCTGAAGCCTTGATCAAGTATCTCCAAGGTAATAATTTTGAGAATAAAAAGGATAACAAGGATAACGATTACTTCTGTGATCACCCTTGGAGTCTACAAATACTACCCCATATTCATATGAAATCAGGGAGTAGGCAGGTACGGGATGAAGAAGGTTATTTCACTGAAATAGCAGTGCGTATGGATCCGGGATGGCGACTAGTAGCAGGGATTAGTACTAAAATAGACCAGACCGTGGTGCGCTTGGGAGGAGAGGGACATCGAGCTATTGTTTCCCCCATCAAGCCCTTAAAACCGTGGCAAGACTTAGAGCAGTTTTCTGAACAAAAATCCAGCAACTTTGCCTATTTACTGACTCCGGGAATAGCAGAAAAACAGAAAGCAAAGTATGGTGTTTATCCCAGTAACTGGAAAGAAACTCTCAGAGGTTGTGTAAGCGATCGCCCTTTACTATGGGGTGGTAGAACCCAGATCAAACGTCGGCTATTGAATTCTCAGGAAAGGGGAAATTGGCAGTCAGCTTTATCACCCCAACGGGCCTTTGTGGCACCAGGTACGGTTTATAGTTTTGGAGAAAACTTACCTAAGGATAAACTGCTGTTACCTGATAGTAATAGTGATGACTTGGAAACCTTTAGGCAATTGAACTATGGAAAACTTTTGTGGGGAAATATCAAGTCCGGTTGA
- a CDS encoding WYL domain-containing protein encodes MSKNPIKNPHTPLICHFLIGPPGSGKSTLAKEIANLGNYRIISTDHIRKVLYGHDSIQGNWSEIETEVLSQISQGIASNQPIIYDATNAKRPWRMALLNQLTIELNSQPLLWMAWHLCTPLETCLEWNRKRSRQVPDYVIESMFKSLQNFPPLTAEGFAAVNQVKLTVDGFDISKIQKKIKGLPRTLTNRTNRTHHSQITLHPYSSLLDFDRLLHLIALIISYPNIGTLHSTDPTEIERVLGTVPEFATPLQEVCALMAKLKGEIYGDRDGIATDLQWLEDNGLINSNDQDSEGVADSGYDSAPLTPQFWGEQDCQSPPKLGDLGGLTKTRRSPIHTSIQQRHSELILPIVKNPHLLTHAYSDLEPFQRLIKTIRFILHHPFLPKSGNSRLKTLTNALQEDKVTIGNGIDTLRKDIEKILKPYKILPNFPLKQGYFAGTGIFSRQELGKVFAVLQSQAKSLDDPMALSTYEMFQERMTHSKLDPPSTYPVRAIRNRCIVDTDSLHASALLNHLDKLENAIAQGELLELNRIKGGGRFAGDHDGFFQAWPLQIVFYNHAWYLAFQHHGGNQDKLFRFERLDRLFLGRALGQTRDMKQQWQSLEKLQKLHQASAGLFLGNSAREQQQLLSSNKSEQSAVQVTVELWFNDSMFLFISEGTKRFQHIKMSPPLTGNSNTSFSKSLFSLPKTKDSKFPHRFQAILPKWALDDVDFFRWIIGFGGQVKVVQPQELVDKIKKIGAEICRVYQE; translated from the coding sequence ATGAGCAAAAATCCTATTAAAAATCCCCACACTCCCCTAATCTGCCACTTCCTGATCGGTCCCCCCGGCAGCGGTAAATCTACCCTTGCCAAAGAAATTGCCAACTTGGGCAATTACCGGATTATCTCCACTGACCACATCAGAAAAGTGCTCTACGGCCACGATAGTATTCAGGGCAACTGGTCAGAAATTGAAACAGAAGTTCTATCTCAAATAAGTCAAGGGATCGCCTCTAACCAACCAATAATTTATGACGCCACCAATGCCAAGCGACCCTGGCGCATGGCATTACTAAATCAGCTAACCATAGAACTAAATTCCCAGCCCTTACTGTGGATGGCGTGGCACCTCTGTACTCCCCTAGAAACCTGCCTAGAGTGGAACCGTAAACGCTCCCGCCAGGTACCAGATTACGTGATTGAAAGTATGTTCAAATCCCTGCAAAACTTCCCACCCCTCACTGCCGAGGGATTTGCCGCTGTCAACCAAGTAAAACTAACTGTTGATGGCTTCGATATCTCCAAAATCCAGAAGAAAATCAAAGGTCTTCCTCGCACTCTCACCAATCGCACTAACCGCACCCATCATAGTCAAATCACCCTCCATCCCTACTCGTCCCTGTTAGATTTTGACCGTTTGTTGCATCTGATTGCTTTAATTATTAGTTATCCCAACATAGGCACCTTGCACAGCACTGACCCAACTGAGATCGAACGGGTTTTGGGAACAGTGCCCGAATTTGCCACTCCCCTCCAAGAAGTGTGCGCTTTGATGGCCAAACTCAAGGGAGAAATCTATGGTGACCGGGATGGGATTGCAACAGATTTGCAGTGGCTAGAAGACAATGGGCTAATTAACAGCAATGATCAAGATTCTGAGGGCGTTGCTGATTCTGGGTATGATTCCGCCCCCCTAACCCCCCAATTTTGGGGGGAACAAGACTGTCAAAGTCCCCCAAAGTTGGGGGATTTAGGGGGCTTGACCAAAACCAGACGATCGCCCATTCATACTTCAATTCAGCAACGCCATTCTGAGCTAATCCTGCCCATTGTCAAAAATCCCCATCTACTCACCCATGCCTATTCCGATCTAGAACCCTTTCAGCGGCTGATCAAGACAATTCGGTTTATCTTGCATCATCCTTTTTTGCCAAAATCCGGAAATAGTAGGCTCAAAACCTTGACAAATGCCCTCCAAGAAGATAAGGTAACTATCGGCAATGGCATCGATACCCTGCGCAAAGATATCGAAAAAATCCTCAAACCCTATAAGATATTACCCAACTTTCCCCTCAAGCAAGGCTATTTTGCAGGCACCGGCATATTCTCTAGGCAGGAACTGGGTAAAGTTTTTGCAGTGCTGCAATCTCAAGCCAAAAGTTTAGACGATCCCATGGCACTCTCTACCTATGAGATGTTCCAGGAACGGATGACCCACTCAAAATTAGACCCCCCTTCCACCTATCCAGTGCGAGCAATTCGCAATCGCTGTATCGTAGATACCGACTCCCTCCACGCTTCAGCCTTGCTCAATCATCTAGACAAACTAGAAAATGCGATCGCCCAAGGGGAATTATTAGAATTAAATCGAATTAAAGGCGGTGGCCGATTTGCTGGAGATCACGACGGATTTTTTCAGGCTTGGCCCCTGCAAATAGTATTTTACAATCACGCCTGGTATTTAGCATTTCAGCACCACGGCGGTAACCAAGATAAACTATTCCGGTTTGAACGATTAGACCGACTCTTTCTCGGTCGTGCTCTTGGCCAAACCCGCGATATGAAACAACAATGGCAATCGTTGGAGAAGCTCCAAAAACTCCACCAAGCAAGTGCCGGATTATTTCTTGGTAATAGTGCTAGGGAACAGCAACAGTTACTCAGTAGCAATAAATCAGAACAGTCAGCAGTTCAGGTCACCGTTGAACTGTGGTTTAATGACTCCATGTTCCTATTTATAAGTGAAGGAACCAAGCGCTTCCAACACATTAAAATGTCTCCCCCCTTAACTGGAAACTCAAATACCAGCTTCTCTAAATCCTTGTTTTCACTTCCTAAAACCAAAGACTCCAAATTCCCCCATCGCTTTCAAGCAATTTTGCCCAAGTGGGCGTTAGACGATGTCGATTTTTTTCGCTGGATTATCGGTTTTGGCGGCCAAGTTAAAGTAGTCCAACCTCAAGAATTAGTCGATAAAATCAAGAAAATTGGCGCTGAGATTTGTAGGGTTTATCAGGAATAG
- a CDS encoding glycosyltransferase, translating into MTLISKLGFKPQKKAHLIAPVTIKSSDISIVIPVRNNQKGIELFLSEFFKTQNLESYPKEIIIVDNQSKPEITIPKQFQIAPLSIRVIKCSKIGPASARNMGIKYAKGDWILFTDSDCIPSESLITGYINAMNGSIGYAGNVKAWSNDVLSNYYETQEILVPLKVIEDGQMLRPEYLITANALVWKKALEKIGGFNEIIKIAAGEDIDLGFRLLEIGNLSYSWQSTVYHDFTHGLLGFIKRFIRYGKGNKLVSQLYSIDLTPKPFLPNKPGLINQLLSTLQYVCLIVGYRIIAKEAGNREQGTGNRE; encoded by the coding sequence ATGACCTTAATCAGTAAATTGGGGTTTAAGCCACAAAAGAAAGCTCATTTAATTGCACCAGTAACAATTAAATCATCTGATATATCGATAGTTATTCCCGTCAGGAATAATCAGAAAGGAATTGAATTATTTTTGTCAGAATTTTTCAAAACCCAGAACCTAGAAAGCTATCCCAAAGAAATCATTATCGTTGATAATCAATCAAAGCCAGAGATTACTATCCCTAAACAGTTTCAAATTGCTCCCCTTTCAATAAGAGTCATAAAATGCTCAAAAATTGGACCTGCATCTGCCAGAAATATGGGAATAAAGTATGCTAAAGGAGATTGGATTTTATTTACCGATAGTGACTGTATTCCTTCAGAATCCTTAATCACAGGCTATATTAATGCCATGAATGGCTCCATCGGATATGCAGGTAATGTTAAAGCCTGGAGCAATGATGTATTGTCAAACTATTATGAAACTCAAGAAATACTTGTACCATTAAAAGTTATTGAAGATGGCCAGATGCTCAGACCGGAATATTTAATTACAGCCAATGCCCTAGTGTGGAAAAAAGCACTTGAAAAAATCGGTGGATTTAACGAAATTATTAAAATCGCTGCCGGTGAAGATATAGATTTAGGGTTTAGGTTATTAGAAATTGGCAACTTATCCTATAGTTGGCAATCAACTGTCTATCATGATTTCACTCACGGCCTTCTCGGATTTATTAAAAGATTTATCAGATATGGAAAAGGCAACAAACTAGTCAGTCAGCTATATTCCATTGACTTAACTCCTAAACCTTTTCTTCCCAATAAACCCGGTTTGATAAATCAACTATTGTCAACTTTACAATATGTGTGTCTTATAGTAGGATATAGGATTATAGCAAAGGAAGCAGGGAACAGGGAACAGGGAACAGGGAACAGGGAGTAG